In the genome of Labrus mixtus chromosome 21, fLabMix1.1, whole genome shotgun sequence, one region contains:
- the tanc2b gene encoding protein TANC2 isoform X2: MFRNSLKMLLTGGKANRKSRSSDGGSEDLADPRSPGLDPHLSHVGQGGSIDSDCAFEGDYAVPPLHMTEGMHHIRIMEGVSRSLPSSPLLTHQTISVRLQPVKKLTAPLRKAKFVESPRIPQSELGSPTHTSTTAKNPDLDKYCPAESSQELGPPPSVDEAANTLMTRLGFLLGDKVSEGPAGTQYSMEEPEARQGQNQRISPCSTLTSSTASPPAGSPCSTLPPAMPGQAGNKECAYGSVTSPTSTLESRDSGIIATLTSYSENMERGGKYEGSRGNLKLWQSQKSGMDSFLYRVDENMTASTYSLNKIPERNLESMSSHSAHSIPLYLMPRPNSVAATSSAHLEDLAYLDEQRHTPLRTSLRMPRQSTTCGPGRSGQDLRASANNTHAWQSQSLRFAPYRPQDIALKPLLFEVPSITMDSVFTGREWLFQEIDAYLNSPNASTNRGVAVVGNIGFGKTAIISRLVALSCHGTRMRQIASDSPQASPKHGEGLPLTQPQPTHGTLGGGSCPGTPEMRRRQEEGMRRLASQVVAYHYCQADNAYTCLVPEFVHNVAALLCRSPHLVAYREQLLREPHLQSILSLRSCVQDPLAAFRRGVLEPLDVLYKERKINSEEDLIILIDGLNEAEFHKPDYGDTIVSFLTKTINKFPPWLKLVVTVRTTLQEITNALPFHRISLDGLEENDAIDQDLQGYILHRIHSSPEIQNNISLNGKMDNTTFGKLSAHLKALSQGSYLYLKLTFDLIEKGYLVLKSSSYKVVPVNLAEVYLLQCNMRFPTQSSFERALPLLNVAVASLHPLNDEQIYQATNAGSLQGTLDWEDFQQRVDNLSVFLVKRRDGTRMFVHPSFREWLIWREEGEKTKFLCDPRSGHTLLAFWFSRLESKLNRQQTIELGHHILKAHIFKGLSKKVGVSSSILQGLWVSYSTEGLSAALSSLRNLYTPNIKVSRLLMIGGANVNYRTEVLNNAPVLCVHAHLGYMDMVALLLEFGASVDSPSESGLTPLGYAAAGGHMAIVTALCRRRAKVDHLDKNSQCALVHAALRGHMEVVKFLIQCDWSLGPQQQQQSSQTQQQASFTKSHAVQQALIAAASMGYTEIVSYLLDLPEKDEEEVERAQINNFDTLWGETALTAASGRGKLEVCRLLLEQGAAVAQPNRRGIVPLFSAVRQGHWQIVDLLLTHGADVNLPDKQGRTPLMMAASEGHLGTVEFLLAQGASLSLMDKEGLTALSWACLKGHLPVVRCLVESGAATDHADKNGRTPLDLAAFYGDSEVVQFLVDHGAMIEHVDYSGMRPLDRAVGCRNTSVVVALLKKGAKIGCQTLPSRPRGPATWAMATSKPDIMIILLSKLIEEGDSFYKKGKVKEAAQRYQYALKKFPREGFSEDLKTFRELKVSLFLNLSRCRRKMNDFGMAEEFATKALELKPKSYEAYYARARAKRSSRQFPEALEDLNEAMKQCPNNREILRLLQRVEEECHQLNQEEQQQQDLELEPPPSPPPTPPPEDEESLSLSLSMPLPPPPEPRLEDMEPVQDLFEDEDYLEQELEAMSVGLPPPEGHANPSSLPIIQSPPLSPTHPDQIYLAGGSPMGQPYEYHPTSSSMSSPTRGSYQPTSPSLSPTHQNSHYRHSPPHTSPVHQQSYGYSSPPLGSGGQGMDHQSPPPSPLRRAAQYRASPPLESVCLYRSQSGSPVRYQTEQHPGRPKSPLSKMSSQRSFQLSSQPSLSSQHHQAQGLRLQPSIAQIVRTNQPSNVMGNSMYGGQMGHSMGGRYQGGSVDVESRLVYQPSLDGRSMPQVQASLSSGALCQHGGRGGVMESGLLKDELPQRPSSAYRASSGGPGGIRYSQTPQISRSQSAAYYPVSEHVLERANAMPPCQLGSPEMPHMVRRPVSANTTEMKQHVPTPRPLIHSQSVGLRFSPSSNNISTGSTTNLAPGFRPPSSIQQMEIPLQATYEHSCDDMSPISPSQGGGGLYQGETTRSRNTPFMGIIDKTARAQQYLHQPSRSRPMTSMDSAISPTSPGQLVHQGSTYSPPASLGNIAYYNKTNNAQNGHLLEEDYYIQTQPPSLGKLANGRGGGGGGGGGDILERVSQVPTYPDVKVARTLPVAQAYQDNMYRQLSRDSRTQGPTSPIKPKRPFVESNV; the protein is encoded by the exons ggCCAGAACCAGAGGATAAGCCCGTGCTCCACCCTGACCAGCAGCACTGCCTCACCCCCTGCAGGCAGCCCCTGCTCCACCCTCCCCCCTGCCATGCCAGGCCAGGCTGGAAACAAGGAATGTGCCTACGGTTCTGTCACCAGTCCAACTTCAACCCTGGAGAGCCGGGACAGCGGGATTATCG CCACACTGACCAGCTACTCGGAGAACATGGAGCGAGGCGGCAAATACGAGGGCTCCCGGGGGAACCTGAAGCTGTGGCAGTCGCAGAAATCAGGCATGGACTCGTTCCTGTACAGGGTGGACGAAAACATGACCGCCTCCACCTACAGCCTCAACAAAATCCCCGAACGCAACCTGGAGAGCATGTCCTCCCACTCCGCCCACTCCATCCCTCTGTACCTCATGCCCCGCCCTAACTCTGTGGCCG CTACCAGCTCAGCCCACCTGGAGGACCTGGCGTACCTGGATGAGCAGCGACACACTCCATTACGCACCTCGCTGCGCATGCCCAGACAGAGCACCACCTGCGGGCCGGGCCGCTCCGGGCAGGACCTGAGAG CTTCCGCTAATAACACCCATGCCTGGCAATCCCAATCAC TACGTTTTGCACCCTATCGGCCTCAAGACATCGCCCTCAAACCCCTGCTGTTTGAGGTGCCCAGCATCACCATGGACTCGGTCTTCACAGGCCGCGAGTGGCTCTTCCAGGAGATCGACGCCTACCTCAACAGCCCCAACGCCAGCACCAACCGCGGCGTGGCCGTCGTAGGCAACATTGGCTTCGGAAAGACCGCCATAATCTCGCGCCTGGTGGCGCTGAGCTGCCACGGCACCCGCATGAGACAGATCGCCTCGGACAGCCCGCAGGCCTCTCCCAAAC ATGGAGAGGGGCTTCCTCTCACCCAGCCTCAGCCCACTCACGGCACCCTGGGAGGAGGCAGCTGCCCCGGGACCCCTGAGATGAGGCGACGCCAGGAAGAAGGCATGAGGAGGCTGGCCTCTCAG GTGGTGGCGTACCACTACTGCCAGGCGGATAACGCCTACACCTGCCTTGTCCCCGAGTTTGTGCACAACGTGGCGGCTCTGCTGTGCCGCTCGCCGCACCTCGTTGCCTACAGGGAGCAGCTGCTGAGGGAGCCGCACCTACAGAGCATCCTGAGTCTGCGCTCCTGCGTGCAGGACCCCCTGGCTGCCTTCAGGAGGGGGGTCCTGGAGCCCCTGGATGTCCTTTACAAAg AGAGGAAAATCAACTCCGAGGAGGATCTCATCATCCTCATCGACGGTCTGAACGAGGCGGAGTTCCACAAGCCGGACTACGGAGACACCATCGTGTCCTTCCTCACAAAAACCATCAACAAGTTCCCTCCCTGGCTCAAACTGGTGGTCACAGTCAGAACCACGCTGCAG GAGATCACCAACGCGCTGCCGTTCCACCGCATCTCTCTGGACGGCCTGGAGGAGAACGACGCCATCGACCAGGACCTGCAGGGCTACATCCTGCACCGCATCCACAGCAGCCCCGAGATCCAGAACAACATCTCGCTCAACGGCAAGATGGACAACACCACCTTCGGCAAGCTCAGCGCCCACCTCAAAGCCCTGAGCCAGGGCTCCTACCTGTACCTCAAGCTCACCTTTGACCTCATCGAGAAGGGCTACCTTGTGCTGAAAAGCTCCAGCTATAAG GTGGTTCCAGTGAACCTGGCAgaggtttacctgctgcagtgcAACATGCGCTTCCCCACACAGTCGTCGTTCGAGCGGGCGCTCCCCCTGCTCAACGTGGCCGTGGCCTCGCTTCACCCGCTGAATGACGAGCAGATCTACCAGGCCACCAACGCCGGCTCGCTGCAG GGCACGCTGGACTGGGAGGATTTCCAGCAACGCGTAGACAACCTGTCAGTCTTCCTGGTGAAGAGGCGGGACGGCACCCGGATGTTTGTTCACCCGTCCTTCAGAGAGTGGCTGATCTGGAGGGAAGAAGGGGAAAAGACGAAGTTCCTCTGCGACCCGAG gagcGGCCACACACTACTGGCCTTCTGGTTCTCTCGGCTGGAGAGCAAGCTGAACCGGCAGCAGACTATTGAGCTGGGCCATCACATCCTCAAAGCACATATCTTCAAG GGCCTCAGCAAAAAAGTCGGGGTTTCCTCATCTATCTTGCAAGGCCTGTGGGTATCCTACAGCACAGAGGGCCTTTCTGCAGCACTTTCTTCTCTCAGAAACCTTTACACCCCCAACATTAAG gTGAGCCGTCTGCTCATGATAGGCGGGGCTAATGTGAACTACCGTACCGAGGTGCTGAACAACGCCCCCGTCCTGTGCGTCCACGCCCACCTGGGCTACATGGACATGGTGGCTCTGCTGCTCGAGTTCGGCGCCTCGGTCGACTCTCCGTCTGAAAGCGGTCTGACGCCGCTGGGCTACGCCGCCGCCGGGGGTCACATGGCCATAGTGACGGCGCTGTGTCGCAGGAGAGCAAAG GTGGATCACCTGGATAAGAACAGCCAGTGTGCTCTGGTTCACGCAGCCCTGCGGGGTCACATGGAGGTGGTGAAGTTCCTCATCCAGTGCGACTGGAGCCTCGgtccgcagcagcagcagcagtcgtcacaaacacaacaacaggcGTCTTTCACCAAGAGCCACGCGGTGCAGCAGGCTCTGATCGCTGCAGCCAGTATGGGATACACAGAG ATTGTGTCCTACCTGCTGGACCTGCCggagaaagatgaagaggaggtggagcgCGCTCAGATCAATAACTTCGACACCCTGTGGGGGGAGACAG cTCTGACTGCGGCCTCCGGTCGGGGGAAGCTGGAGGTCTGTCGTCTGTTACTGGAGCAgggggctgctgtggctcagccCAACAGGAGAGGCATCGTCCCGCTGTTCAGCGCCGTCCGACAGGGACACTGGCAG ataGTGGACCTCCTCCTCACACATGGCGCTGACGTCAACCTGCCTGACAAACAGGGTCGTACTCCTCTAATGATGGCAGCCTCAGAGGGACATCTGGGCACTGTTGAGTTTTTACTGGCTCAAG GAGCCTCGCTGTCTCTGATGGATAAGGAGGGTCTGACCGCTCTGAGCTGGGCCTGTCTGAAAGGTCACTTACCTGTTGTCCGCTGCCTGGTGGAGAGCGGTGCGGCCACTGACCACGCAGACAAGAACGGACGCACGCCGCTCGACCTAGCTGCCTTCTACGGTGACTCTGAAGTG GTCCAGTTCTTGGTCGACCACGGGGCCATGATAGAGCACGTAGATTACAGCGGGATGCGTCCCCTCGACCGGGCGGTGGGCTGCAGAAACACGTCGGTGGTGGTCGCCCTGCTCAAGAAAGGAGCCAAGATAG GATGTCAGACGCTGCCCAGTCGGCCCCGAG GTCCAGCCACATGGGCCATGGCCACCTCCAAACCCGACATCATGATCATCTTACTCAGCAAACTCATTGAGGAGGGGGACAGCTTCTACAAG AAGGGGAAGGTGAAGGAGGCAGCGCAGCGTTATCAGTATGCCCTCAAAAAGTTTCCACGCGAAGGCTTCAGTGAGGATCTCAAGACGTTCAGGGAGCTCAAGGTGTCACTTTTCCTCAACCTGTCCCGATGCCGGAGGAAAATGAAC GACTTTGGGATGGCTGAGGAATTTGCTACAAAGGCACTAGAACTGAAACCAAAATCCTACGAGGCATATTATGCCAGGGCTCGCGCCAAGCGTAGCAGCAG ACAATTTCCTGAAGCCTTAGAGGACCTGAATGAAGCCATGAAGCAGTGCCCCAACAACCGAGAGATCCTGCGGCTGCTGCAGCGGGTGGAGGAGGAGTGTCACCAGCTGAaccaggaggagcagcagcagcaggacctgGAGCTGGagcctcccccctcccctcctcctacGCCTCCCCCTGAAGACGAGGAGTCCCTGTCCTTGTCCCTGTCCATGCCTCTGCCCCCTCCCCCGGAGCCCCGACTGGAGGACATGGAGCCCGTCCAGGACCTTTTCGAGGACGAGGACTACCTGGAGCAGGAGCTGGAGGCCATGTCTGTGGGTCTGCCTCCGCCCGAGGGTCACGCCAATCCTTCCAGCCTTCCCATCATCCAGAGCCCCCCGCTGTCCCCCACGCACCCCGACCAGATCTACTTAGCCGGAGGTTCTCCAATGGGACAGCCCTACGAGTATcaccccacctcctcctccatgtcctCCCCGACACGAGGGTCGTACCAGCCGACGTCCCCCTCCCTGTCCCCGACGCACCAGAACTCCCACTACCGCCACAGCCCGCCTCACACCTCCCCCGTGCACCAGCAGTCCTACGGCTACAGCTCGCCTCCACTGGGCTCCGGGGGTCAGGGGATGGATCACCAGAGCCCGCCGCCTTCACCTTTACGCCGGGCCGCCCAGTACAGAGCCAGTCCGCCGCTGGAGAGCGTCTGTCTGTACAGGTCCCAGTCGGGGTCTCCCGTTCGCTACCAGACCGAGCAGCACCCGGGTCGACCCAAGTCCCCGCTCTCCAAGATGAGCAGCCAGCGCTCGTTCCAGCTCAGCTCGCAGCCCTCCCTGTCCTCGCAGCACCACCAGGCCCAGGGCCTCCGTCTGCAGCCGTCGATAGCCCAGATCGTCCGCACAAACCAGCCCAGTAACGTGATGGGGAACAGCATGTACGGGGGCCAGATGGGACACTCCATGGGCGGTCGTTACCAAGGGGGGTCGGTGGACGTGGAGAGCCGTTTGGTGTACCAGCCTTCCCTGGACGGACGGTCCATGCCCCAGGTCCAGGCCAGCCTCAGCTCTGGGGCCCTCTGTCAGCACGGCGGCCGAGGAGGGGTTATGGAGTCGGGCCTGTTGAAGGACGAGCTACCCCAGCGCCCCTCCTCTGCCTACCGCGCCAGCAGCGGGGGCCCGGGGGGCATCCGTTACAGCCAGACCCCTCAGATCAGCCGAAGCCAGTCGGCCGCCTACTACCCGGTGTCTGAACACGTGCTAGAACGCGCCAACGCCATGCCCCCCTGCCAGCTGGGCTCTCCCGAGATGCCCCATATGGTACGGCGTCCCGTCAGTGCCAACACCACCGAGATGAAGCAGCACGTGCCCACCCCCCGCCCCCTCATCCACTCTCAGAGCGTCGGCCTGCGATTCTCCCCCTCCAGCAACAACATCTCCACCGGATCCACCACAAATTTGGCGCCGGGCTTCAGGCCGCCCTCGTCCATCCAGCAGATGGAGATCCCCCTGCAGGCCACGTACGAGCACTCCTGTGACGACATGTCCCCCATCTCGCCCTCCCAGGGCGGCGGGGGGCTGTATCAGGGTGAGACTACCCGCTCTAGAAACACGCCCTTTATGGGCATCATAGACAAGACAGCACGGGCTCAGCAGTACCTGCACCAGCCCTCACGGTCCAGACCCATGACGTCCATGGACTCCGCCATCAGTCCCACCTCCCCCGGCCAGCTGGTCCACCAAGGCTCCACCTACAGCCCCCCCGCCTCGCTGGGCAACATCGCCTACTACAACAAGACAAACAACGCCCAAAACGGACACCTGTTGGAAGAGGACTACTACATCCAGACTCAGCCCCCGTCGCTGGGCAAGCTGGCCAACGGtcgcggcggcggcggcggaggAGGCGGAGGGGACATCCTGGAGCGGGTCAGCCAGGTGCCCACCTACCCGGACGTGAAAGTGGCGAGGACTCTGCCCGTGGCGCAGGCCTACCAGGACAACATGTACCGCCAGCTCTCGCGGGACTCCCGGACCCAAGGCCCCACCTCCCCCATCAAACCAAAGAGACCATTTGTGGAGTCGAATGTGTGA